From Bradyrhizobium sp. NDS-1, the proteins below share one genomic window:
- a CDS encoding ABC transporter ATP-binding protein — MALLEVENLQTHFRTPGGINRAVDGVSFHVNEGETLAIVGESGCGKSVTSMSLMRLIPEPPGRIAGTIRFAGRDLLQLSDREMRAIRGNDISMIFQEPMTSLNPVLTVGRQIRETLMIHQGLDKQAAEAHAIEMLTLVGIPEPKRRVREYPHQLSGGMRQRVMIAIALACNPKLLIADEPTTALDVTIQAQILKLMLDLKSRVGAAIILITHDLGVVAEIAERVMVMYAGRKVEEAPVAELFRSPRHPYTQGLLGAVPRLGSSLTGTARRLAEIPGQVPDLRKPITGCVFAGRCALATDLCRQYAPGLEEKGPRHIAACHYAAKGAVAA; from the coding sequence ATGGCTTTGCTCGAAGTCGAAAACCTCCAGACCCATTTCCGCACCCCCGGCGGCATCAACCGCGCGGTCGACGGCGTGTCCTTCCATGTCAACGAGGGCGAGACGCTCGCCATCGTCGGCGAGTCCGGCTGCGGCAAGTCCGTGACCTCGATGTCGCTGATGCGATTGATCCCGGAGCCGCCGGGCAGGATCGCAGGGACCATCCGCTTTGCGGGCAGGGATCTGCTGCAACTGTCTGATCGCGAGATGCGCGCCATCCGCGGCAACGACATCTCGATGATCTTCCAGGAGCCGATGACGAGCCTGAACCCGGTGCTCACCGTCGGCCGTCAGATCCGCGAGACCTTGATGATCCATCAGGGTCTCGACAAGCAGGCCGCCGAGGCGCACGCGATCGAGATGCTGACGCTGGTCGGCATTCCCGAGCCCAAGCGCCGCGTGCGCGAATATCCGCATCAGCTCTCCGGCGGCATGCGCCAGCGCGTCATGATCGCGATCGCGCTCGCCTGCAATCCCAAGCTTCTGATCGCCGACGAGCCGACCACCGCGCTCGATGTGACCATCCAGGCGCAGATCCTCAAGCTGATGCTGGACCTGAAGAGCCGGGTCGGCGCTGCGATCATTCTCATCACCCACGATCTCGGCGTCGTCGCCGAGATCGCCGAACGTGTCATGGTGATGTATGCCGGCCGCAAGGTCGAGGAAGCCCCTGTGGCCGAGCTGTTCCGCTCGCCGCGGCACCCCTATACGCAAGGCTTGCTCGGCGCGGTGCCGCGGCTCGGCTCGTCGCTAACAGGCACGGCACGACGGCTTGCCGAGATTCCCGGGCAGGTGCCTGACCTGCGAAAGCCCATCACCGGCTGCGTCTTCGCGGGCCGCTGCGCGCTTGCGACCGATCTGTGCCGGCAATATGCGCCGGGGCTCGAAGAGAAGGGACCTCGTCACATCGCCGCCTGCCATTATGCGGCCAAGGGGGCCGTCGCGGCATGA